A single window of Streptomyces aquilus DNA harbors:
- a CDS encoding phosphoribosyltransferase encodes MNNAVNSRVPDTIWSGTWVAERLGVELVGDEGLTDLLGLALRRNPKRAHLLVSHVLGKHVPQSPTVVYSHGFTLGRRVRELLAEEAATAVVLGYAETATGLGHSVADGLGLAPYLHSTRRPVAGVAPAGGFEESHSHATSHLLLPEDAGLLAGDGPLVLVDDEFSTGNTVLNTIRDLHERYPRRRYVVVALVDMRSEADAGRLEEFAREIDARVDLVAAASGNVRLPEGVLEKGQALVAEFETAHPGARGSTECAATAARAPSTPTGPQPTFNRVDLHWPHGLPDGGRHGFTPAHRARLEAALPEMTARLAEAIPADAHRIHILGFEELMYAPLRLARELEQVAGGAEVTYSTTTRSPVLAVDDPGYAIRSRIAFPAHDTPADGPGDRYAYNIAGAGFDVVVAVVDSTADTPELHAPDGLLAQLAETAPHILLAVVPSYVPSYVPERPSMLPEPLRGPAFSSYAPDEVGWLLQDLSDVTLEAPTEEREEAIQSGGAHYAESLPVEYQPSEQYQQLFHTALDASAARLAQAVGAVTEIVLEERSPRPVLVSLARAGTPVGVLMRRWAQFRHGLDLPHYAVSIVRGRGIDANALRWLAAHHDPADVVFVDGWTGKGAITRELADAVKEFEAAGGATGFDPEIAVLADPGSCVKTYGTREDFLIPSACLNSTVSGLISRTVLRADLVGPDDFHGAKFYRELAGADVSVDFLDAVSATFPEVVDSVEQQVKELMSGDREPTWEGWAAVERISEEYGIHDVNLVKPGVGETTRVLLRRVPWKILAKAGAGTDLDHVRLLAEQRGVPVEEVAELPYTCVGLIHPKYTRGATGADGKAVAV; translated from the coding sequence ATGAACAACGCAGTGAACAGCAGGGTGCCGGACACCATCTGGTCCGGCACCTGGGTCGCCGAGCGCCTCGGGGTCGAACTCGTCGGCGACGAGGGCCTGACCGACCTGCTCGGCCTGGCCCTGCGCCGCAACCCCAAGCGGGCCCACCTCCTCGTCTCCCACGTGCTCGGCAAGCACGTACCGCAGTCGCCGACGGTGGTGTACAGCCATGGCTTCACCCTCGGCCGCAGGGTGCGGGAGCTGCTCGCGGAGGAAGCGGCCACCGCGGTCGTCCTGGGCTACGCGGAGACGGCGACGGGTCTCGGTCACTCCGTCGCCGACGGCCTGGGCCTCGCCCCCTATCTGCACTCCACGCGCCGCCCGGTCGCCGGCGTCGCCCCGGCGGGCGGCTTCGAGGAATCCCACTCGCACGCGACGTCCCACCTGCTGCTGCCGGAGGACGCGGGGCTGCTGGCCGGTGACGGTCCCCTGGTGCTGGTCGACGACGAGTTCTCCACGGGCAACACGGTCCTGAACACCATCAGGGACCTGCACGAGCGCTATCCGCGCCGACGGTATGTGGTGGTGGCGCTGGTGGACATGCGCTCGGAGGCGGACGCGGGACGGCTGGAGGAGTTCGCGCGGGAGATAGACGCCAGAGTGGACTTGGTGGCGGCGGCCTCGGGGAACGTACGGCTGCCGGAGGGAGTACTGGAGAAGGGCCAAGCCCTTGTAGCGGAGTTCGAGACCGCCCACCCAGGGGCGCGGGGTAGTACTGAATGTGCGGCTACCGCCGCGCGGGCGCCATCAACCCCCACCGGCCCGCAGCCGACCTTCAACCGCGTCGACCTCCACTGGCCCCACGGGCTCCCCGACGGCGGACGCCACGGCTTCACCCCGGCCCACCGGGCCCGTCTCGAAGCCGCCCTGCCCGAGATGACCGCCCGCCTCGCCGAGGCCATCCCGGCGGACGCCCACCGCATCCACATACTCGGCTTCGAAGAGCTGATGTACGCGCCCTTGAGGCTCGCCCGCGAGCTGGAGCAGGTCGCGGGAGGCGCCGAGGTCACCTACTCCACCACCACCCGCTCACCCGTCCTGGCCGTCGACGACCCCGGCTACGCGATACGCAGCCGTATCGCCTTCCCGGCCCACGACACCCCCGCCGACGGTCCCGGCGACCGCTACGCGTACAACATCGCCGGCGCCGGATTCGACGTCGTGGTCGCCGTGGTCGACTCCACCGCCGACACCCCCGAACTGCACGCCCCCGACGGCCTGTTGGCGCAGCTGGCCGAAACCGCCCCGCACATACTGCTCGCGGTCGTCCCCTCGTACGTCCCCTCGTACGTTCCCGAAAGGCCCTCCATGCTCCCCGAGCCCCTCCGCGGCCCCGCCTTCTCCTCGTACGCCCCCGACGAGGTCGGCTGGCTGCTCCAGGACCTGTCGGACGTGACGCTGGAGGCGCCGACCGAGGAGCGCGAGGAAGCCATCCAGAGCGGCGGCGCGCACTACGCGGAGTCGCTGCCGGTGGAGTACCAGCCCAGCGAGCAGTACCAGCAGCTCTTCCACACCGCCCTGGACGCGTCCGCGGCGCGGCTCGCGCAGGCCGTGGGTGCCGTGACGGAGATCGTGCTCGAAGAGCGCTCGCCCCGGCCCGTCCTCGTCTCGCTCGCCCGCGCCGGAACCCCCGTCGGCGTCCTGATGCGCCGCTGGGCCCAGTTCCGGCACGGCCTCGACCTGCCCCACTACGCCGTCTCGATCGTCCGCGGCCGCGGCATCGACGCCAACGCGCTGCGCTGGCTCGCCGCCCACCACGACCCGGCCGACGTCGTCTTCGTCGACGGCTGGACCGGCAAGGGCGCCATCACCCGTGAACTCGCGGACGCCGTCAAGGAGTTCGAGGCGGCGGGCGGCGCCACCGGCTTCGACCCGGAGATCGCGGTCCTCGCCGACCCGGGCTCGTGCGTGAAGACGTACGGCACCCGCGAGGACTTCCTCATCCCCTCCGCCTGCCTCAACTCCACTGTCTCCGGCCTGATCTCCCGCACCGTCCTGCGTGCGGACCTGGTCGGTCCGGACGACTTCCACGGCGCGAAGTTCTACCGCGAACTCGCCGGAGCCGACGTCTCCGTGGACTTCCTGGACGCGGTCTCCGCCACCTTCCCGGAGGTCGTGGACTCGGTGGAGCAGCAGGTCAAGGAGCTGATGTCCGGTGACCGCGAGCCCACTTGGGAGGGCTGGGCGGCCGTCGAACGCATCAGTGAGGAGTACGGCATCCACGACGTGAACCTCGTCAAGCCCGGCGTCGGCGAGACCACCCGGGTGCTGCTGCGCCGCGTGCCCTGGAAGATCCTCGCGAAGGCCGGTGCGGGCACCGACCTCGACCACGTACGGCTGTTGGCCGAGCAGAGAGGCGTACCGGTGGAAGAGGTGGCCGAACTGCCGTACACCTGCGTGGGGTTGATCCACCCCAAGTACACGCGGGGCGCGACCGGCGCCGACGGCAAGGCGGTGGCGGTCTGA
- a CDS encoding HAD family hydrolase — MPVLVASDLDRTLIYSSAALALTMPDARAPRLLCVEVHESKPLSYMTETAAGLLGDLGDAAVFVPTTTRTRKQYQRINLPGPAPTYAICANGGHLLVDGVTDADWHARVQARLADECAPLDEVREHLLRTADPVWVRKHRVAEDLFAYLVVERELLPEDWVKELAVWAENRGWTVSLQGRKIYAVPKPLTKSAAMREVARRTGAELTLAAGDSLLDADLLLAADRGWRPGHGELAEAEWAAPTISALPERGVLAGERILREFLKATRL, encoded by the coding sequence ATGCCGGTGCTGGTGGCGAGCGACCTCGACCGTACGCTCATCTACTCCTCGGCGGCCCTCGCGCTGACCATGCCGGACGCGCGGGCGCCGCGGCTGCTCTGCGTCGAGGTGCACGAGAGCAAGCCGCTGTCGTACATGACGGAGACGGCGGCCGGACTGCTGGGCGACCTCGGTGACGCGGCGGTGTTCGTACCGACGACGACCCGGACCCGCAAGCAGTACCAGCGCATCAACCTGCCCGGCCCGGCGCCCACGTACGCCATCTGCGCCAACGGCGGCCATCTGCTGGTGGACGGCGTCACGGACGCCGACTGGCACGCCCGCGTCCAGGCCCGGCTGGCCGACGAGTGCGCGCCGCTGGACGAGGTGCGCGAGCATCTGCTGCGCACCGCCGACCCGGTGTGGGTGCGCAAGCACCGGGTCGCCGAGGACCTCTTCGCTTACCTCGTCGTCGAGCGCGAGCTGCTGCCCGAGGACTGGGTGAAGGAGCTCGCGGTGTGGGCGGAGAACCGCGGCTGGACGGTCTCCCTCCAGGGCCGCAAGATCTACGCCGTCCCGAAGCCGCTGACGAAGAGCGCGGCGATGCGGGAGGTGGCGCGCAGGACGGGGGCGGAGCTGACGCTGGCGGCCGGTGACTCCTTGCTGGACGCGGATCTGCTGCTGGCCGCGGACAGGGGCTGGCGGCCGGGACACGGGGAGCTGGCGGAGGCGGAGTGGGCAGCGCCGACGATCAGCGCTCTGCCTGAGAGGGGCGTATTGGCCGGGGAGCGCATTCTGCGGGAGTTCCTGAAAGCAACGCGGCTGTAA
- a CDS encoding TerD family protein yields MTHAMLKGSNVPLDVTTVRAVVRWTPGQGVPDVDASALLLGPDGRVRSDEDFVFYNQPRHPSGKVWRLGKKRVAEGLTDTIQTDLSGVEPGVGQILLVASADGVTFDTVRALRILLYDASVADGEPLAYFDIKPETGRETALICGELYRRGEGWKFRALGEGYSDGLKGLASDFGISVDDSEVTEEPAPTPEASQPLPPEQPTAVPQQPAYGYPQTPPATQPAYGYPQPTSQPAYGYPQPPVPVPAAAALDPDFRLPPQGPQFIRP; encoded by the coding sequence ATGACGCACGCCATGCTGAAGGGGTCGAACGTCCCGCTGGATGTCACCACGGTGCGCGCCGTGGTGCGCTGGACGCCCGGGCAGGGGGTCCCGGATGTCGACGCCTCGGCGCTGCTCCTCGGCCCCGACGGCCGCGTACGTTCCGACGAGGACTTCGTCTTCTACAACCAGCCCCGGCACCCCTCCGGGAAGGTGTGGCGGCTCGGCAAGAAGCGGGTCGCCGAGGGCCTCACCGACACGATCCAGACAGATCTCTCCGGTGTCGAGCCCGGCGTCGGTCAGATTCTGCTGGTCGCATCGGCGGACGGCGTCACGTTCGACACCGTACGCGCGCTGCGCATCCTGCTGTACGACGCCTCGGTCGCCGACGGTGAGCCGCTGGCCTACTTCGACATCAAGCCGGAGACCGGCCGCGAGACGGCCCTGATCTGCGGGGAGCTGTACCGCCGCGGGGAGGGCTGGAAGTTCCGCGCCCTGGGCGAGGGCTACTCGGACGGGCTGAAGGGCCTGGCCAGCGATTTCGGCATCTCGGTGGACGACTCGGAGGTCACGGAGGAGCCGGCTCCGACCCCGGAGGCCTCCCAGCCCCTCCCCCCGGAACAGCCGACCGCGGTCCCGCAGCAGCCGGCCTACGGCTACCCGCAGACCCCTCCGGCGACCCAGCCCGCGTACGGCTACCCCCAGCCGACCAGCCAGCCGGCGTACGGCTACCCGCAGCCTCCGGTACCGGTGCCTGCGGCAGCAGCGCTGGACCCGGACTTCCGGCTCCCTCCCCAGGGACCTCAGTTCATCCGGCCTTGA
- a CDS encoding TerD family protein: MGVTLAKGGNVSLSKAAPNLTQVMVGLGWDARSTTGADFDLDASALMCAGGRVMGDEWFIFYNQLKSPDGSVEHTGDNLTGEGDGDDESILIDLSKVPAQCDKIVFPVSIHMADERGQTFGQVSNAFIRVVNQADGQELARYDLSEDASTETAMIFGEVYRYGGEWKFRAVGQGYASGLRGIALDFGVNVS, encoded by the coding sequence ATGGGCGTCACGCTCGCCAAGGGGGGCAACGTCTCCCTGTCCAAGGCCGCACCCAACCTCACCCAGGTGATGGTCGGTCTCGGCTGGGACGCACGCTCCACCACCGGAGCCGACTTCGACCTCGACGCCAGCGCGCTCATGTGCGCCGGGGGACGGGTCATGGGTGACGAGTGGTTCATCTTCTACAACCAGCTCAAGAGCCCGGACGGCTCGGTGGAGCACACCGGCGACAACCTCACCGGTGAGGGCGACGGCGACGACGAGTCGATCCTGATCGACCTCTCCAAGGTGCCGGCCCAGTGCGACAAGATCGTCTTTCCGGTCTCGATCCACATGGCCGACGAGCGCGGCCAGACCTTCGGCCAGGTCAGCAACGCCTTCATCCGTGTGGTGAACCAGGCCGACGGCCAGGAGCTCGCCCGCTACGACCTCTCCGAGGACGCCTCCACCGAGACCGCGATGATCTTCGGCGAGGTCTACCGCTACGGCGGCGAGTGGAAGTTCCGGGCCGTCGGACAGGGGTACGCGTCCGGCCTGCGGGGCATCGCACTGGACTTCGGGGTCAACGTCTCATAA
- a CDS encoding TerD family protein, whose translation MGFLDGLWPGRAVEFDSGSAASNAIELTKRHDRVSLTKQGAETGHLRINLAWRMRTSDIGGNQRESLLRHPFRALKPPEVMGHSQSMVNVDLDLGCLYELTDGSKGVVQPLGGLFGDVNSPPYVKLSGDDRFGSASGETVYVNLDHRDSIKRILVFVYIYDQTPAFDRTHASVTLYPSNGPRIEIGLDERHPQARSCAVVMIENVKGEIIVRREVKFVYGFQAELDRLYGWGLQWGRGYKTKAER comes from the coding sequence ATGGGCTTCTTGGACGGACTCTGGCCCGGACGCGCGGTCGAGTTCGACTCGGGCAGCGCGGCGAGCAACGCGATCGAGCTGACCAAACGGCACGACCGGGTGTCCCTGACCAAGCAGGGCGCGGAGACCGGGCATCTGCGCATCAACCTCGCCTGGCGGATGCGGACGTCCGACATCGGCGGCAACCAGCGCGAGTCGCTGCTGCGGCACCCCTTCCGGGCGCTCAAGCCGCCGGAGGTCATGGGCCACAGCCAGAGCATGGTCAACGTCGACCTCGACCTGGGGTGCCTGTACGAGCTGACGGACGGCTCCAAGGGCGTCGTACAACCCCTCGGCGGACTCTTCGGGGACGTCAACTCACCGCCGTACGTCAAGCTCAGCGGCGACGACCGGTTCGGGTCGGCGTCCGGCGAGACCGTCTACGTCAACCTCGACCACCGGGACTCCATCAAGCGGATCCTGGTGTTCGTCTACATCTACGACCAGACGCCGGCGTTCGACCGGACCCACGCGAGCGTGACGCTGTACCCGAGCAACGGGCCGCGGATCGAGATAGGCCTCGACGAGCGGCATCCCCAGGCACGGTCATGTGCGGTGGTGATGATCGAGAACGTGAAGGGGGAGATCATCGTGCGGCGTGAGGTGAAGTTCGTGTACGGGTTCCAGGCGGAGCTGGATCGGTTGTACGGGTGGGGGCTGCAATGGGGGCGGGGTTACAAGACCAAGGCGGAGCGGTGA
- a CDS encoding DUF475 domain-containing protein, producing the protein MVLKTFGWSFAITALGLVAAVFYGGWEAFGIVAILSILEISLSFDNAVVNAGILKKMSAFWQKIFLTVGVLIAVFGMRLVFPVVIVAISAKMGPIEAVDLALNNKDHYQELVTDAHPAIAAFGGMFLLMIFLDFIFEDRDIQWLRWIERPLAKLGKVDMLSVCIALIVLLITAFTFATHAHQHGGAHVDKAQTVLISGIAGLITYMVVGGLSGYFEDKLEEEEEREHEEEEEAARTGKKKPAVVLAGQAAFFMFLYLEVLDASFSFDGVIGAFAITNDIVLMALGLGIGAMYVRSLTVYLVRQGTLDDYVYLEHGAHYAIGALAVILMVTIQYEINEVITGLVGVILIAWSFWSSVRRNKALAAAEGNAGSDEKTEVSSGV; encoded by the coding sequence GTGGTTCTGAAAACCTTCGGCTGGTCGTTCGCGATCACCGCGCTCGGCCTCGTCGCAGCGGTCTTCTACGGGGGGTGGGAGGCCTTCGGCATCGTCGCGATCCTCTCGATCCTGGAGATCTCGCTGTCCTTCGACAACGCGGTGGTCAACGCCGGGATCCTGAAGAAGATGAGTGCCTTCTGGCAGAAGATCTTCCTCACCGTCGGTGTGCTCATCGCGGTCTTCGGCATGCGGCTGGTGTTCCCGGTCGTCATCGTCGCGATCAGCGCCAAGATGGGGCCCATCGAGGCCGTTGACCTCGCTCTCAACAACAAGGACCACTACCAGGAACTCGTCACCGACGCCCACCCGGCGATCGCCGCGTTCGGTGGCATGTTCCTGCTGATGATCTTCCTCGACTTCATCTTCGAGGACCGGGACATCCAGTGGCTGCGCTGGATCGAGCGTCCGCTCGCCAAGCTCGGCAAGGTCGACATGCTGTCGGTCTGCATCGCGCTGATCGTCCTGCTCATCACCGCCTTCACCTTCGCCACCCACGCCCACCAGCACGGCGGCGCCCATGTCGACAAGGCACAGACCGTACTGATCTCCGGCATCGCCGGTCTGATCACGTACATGGTCGTCGGCGGACTCTCCGGCTACTTCGAGGACAAGCTCGAGGAAGAGGAGGAGCGGGAGCACGAGGAAGAGGAAGAGGCCGCGCGCACGGGCAAGAAGAAGCCCGCCGTCGTCCTCGCCGGCCAGGCCGCGTTCTTCATGTTCCTCTACCTGGAAGTCCTCGACGCGTCCTTCTCCTTCGACGGTGTCATCGGCGCCTTCGCCATCACCAACGACATCGTCCTGATGGCGCTCGGCCTCGGCATCGGCGCCATGTACGTCCGGTCGCTGACGGTCTACCTGGTCCGCCAGGGCACCCTCGACGACTACGTCTACCTGGAGCACGGCGCGCACTACGCGATCGGCGCGCTGGCCGTGATCCTCATGGTCACCATCCAGTACGAGATCAACGAGGTCATCACCGGCCTCGTCGGCGTCATCCTCATCGCCTGGTCCTTCTGGTCCTCCGTACGCCGCAACAAGGCCCTCGCGGCGGCCGAGGGAAACGCGGGCTCGGACGAGAAGACTGAGGTCTCGTCCGGGGTGTGA
- a CDS encoding HpcH/HpaI aldolase/citrate lyase family protein → MRHFGHIAPEVRQHLFHREPCAFDAESPARLLSAALGATLYSPATRPRLADDIVKQTSRGVVSMVLCLEDSIGDEDVAAGEENLVRQFADLAAREDVEPPLLFIRVRTPEQIPDLVQRLGRTVRLLSGFVFPKFTEERGIPFLEALAGAEQASGRRLFGMPVLETPELMYRESRVDALEGIARAVDKYRDRVLALRLGVTDFCSSYGLRRAPDMTAYDVQIVASVIADVVNMLGRADGTGFTVTGPVWEYFRVPERMFKPLLRTSPFLEGQAVELREKLIEHAMDGLLREISLDHANGLLGKTCIHPSHVPAVHALSVVSHEEYSDAADILRPERGGGGVLRSQYTNKMNEVKPHRAWAERTMLRAEVFGVANEDVSFVDLLAAGIPG, encoded by the coding sequence ATGCGTCATTTCGGGCACATCGCCCCTGAGGTGCGGCAACACCTCTTCCATCGCGAGCCCTGCGCGTTCGACGCGGAATCGCCGGCCCGGCTGCTCTCCGCGGCCCTGGGCGCCACGCTGTACAGCCCGGCCACCCGGCCCCGGCTGGCCGACGACATCGTCAAGCAGACCAGTCGCGGCGTGGTCTCGATGGTGCTGTGCCTGGAGGACTCCATCGGTGACGAGGACGTCGCCGCGGGTGAGGAGAACCTGGTCCGGCAGTTCGCCGACCTCGCCGCCCGCGAGGACGTCGAGCCGCCCCTGCTCTTCATCCGCGTGCGCACGCCCGAGCAGATCCCCGACCTCGTCCAGCGCCTCGGCAGGACGGTCCGGCTGCTGTCCGGGTTCGTCTTCCCCAAGTTCACCGAGGAGCGCGGCATCCCCTTCCTGGAGGCCCTCGCCGGCGCCGAGCAGGCGAGCGGCCGCCGGCTCTTCGGCATGCCCGTCCTGGAGACGCCCGAGCTGATGTACCGCGAGTCGCGCGTCGACGCCCTGGAGGGCATCGCCCGTGCCGTCGACAAGTACCGCGACCGCGTCCTCGCCCTGCGCCTCGGCGTCACCGACTTCTGCTCCTCGTACGGCCTGCGCAGAGCCCCCGACATGACGGCCTACGACGTCCAGATCGTCGCCTCCGTGATCGCCGACGTGGTCAACATGCTGGGCCGCGCCGACGGCACCGGGTTCACCGTGACCGGCCCCGTCTGGGAGTACTTCCGCGTTCCCGAGCGCATGTTCAAGCCGCTGCTGCGGACCAGCCCCTTCCTGGAGGGGCAGGCGGTGGAACTGCGCGAGAAACTGATAGAGCACGCCATGGACGGGCTGCTGCGGGAGATCTCCCTCGACCATGCCAACGGCCTGCTGGGCAAGACCTGCATCCACCCCTCCCACGTGCCGGCGGTGCACGCGCTGTCCGTCGTCAGTCACGAGGAGTACAGCGACGCGGCCGACATCCTGCGGCCCGAGCGGGGCGGCGGAGGCGTCCTGCGCTCGCAGTACACGAACAAGATGAACGAGGTGAAGCCGCACCGCGCCTGGGCCGAGCGGACCATGCTGCGCGCGGAGGTCTTCGGCGTCGCCAACGAGGACGTCAGCTTCGTCGACCTGCTCGCCGCCGGTATACCCGGCTGA
- a CDS encoding FmdB family zinc ribbon protein, whose translation MPRYEYRCRSCGDTFELSRPMAESSAPATCPAGHEDTVKLLSTVAVGGTASAAPAPKAGGGCCGGGCCG comes from the coding sequence ATGCCTCGTTATGAGTACCGCTGCCGGAGTTGCGGCGACACGTTTGAGTTGAGCCGGCCGATGGCTGAGTCCTCGGCGCCGGCCACGTGCCCTGCGGGGCATGAGGACACGGTGAAGTTGTTGTCGACGGTGGCGGTGGGGGGTACGGCGAGTGCGGCGCCGGCGCCCAAGGCCGGCGGCGGTTGTTGCGGTGGAGGGTGTTGCGGCTAG
- a CDS encoding DUF4097 family beta strand repeat-containing protein, translating into MTRRSVTARAVLAAGAVALIGAVSACGASAGDDKHPDQRAFTLHGDTLTIDSDDSALEIVAVDAAKARTVEVTRWFQGSVALGKDPEVTWSMKDDRLKLRMHCTGVVADCAAKHRIEVPRGIAVQVEDGDGSVRARGFEAPLTISTGDGSVHVTDSSGPLDLKTGDGSVRAEVTSHKVRTRTGDGSVHLELGAVPDLVESRSGDGSVTVELPKATYRVSTETGDGGVDVSVPRDESSSHVVSAHTGDGKVTVRTAN; encoded by the coding sequence ATGACCCGTCGTTCCGTCACCGCCCGCGCCGTCCTCGCCGCAGGGGCCGTCGCTCTCATCGGGGCCGTCAGCGCGTGCGGGGCCTCCGCGGGGGACGACAAACATCCCGACCAGCGGGCCTTCACCCTGCACGGCGACACCCTCACCATCGACTCGGACGACTCCGCGCTGGAGATCGTCGCCGTCGACGCCGCCAAGGCGAGGACGGTCGAGGTCACGCGCTGGTTCCAGGGGTCCGTCGCGCTCGGCAAGGACCCCGAGGTCACCTGGTCCATGAAGGACGACCGGCTCAAACTGCGGATGCACTGCACCGGCGTCGTCGCCGACTGCGCGGCCAAGCACCGCATCGAGGTGCCGCGCGGGATCGCCGTGCAGGTCGAGGACGGGGACGGCAGCGTGCGGGCGCGGGGCTTCGAGGCCCCGCTGACCATCAGCACCGGCGACGGGTCCGTCCATGTCACCGACTCCAGCGGCCCGCTCGACCTGAAGACCGGCGACGGCTCCGTGCGCGCGGAGGTCACCTCCCACAAGGTGCGCACCCGCACCGGTGACGGCTCCGTCCACCTCGAACTGGGCGCCGTACCGGACCTGGTGGAGTCCCGCAGCGGGGACGGCTCCGTCACCGTCGAACTGCCCAAGGCCACCTACCGCGTCTCGACCGAGACCGGCGACGGCGGGGTGGACGTCTCCGTCCCACGCGACGAGTCCAGCTCGCACGTCGTCTCCGCACACACCGGCGACGGCAAAGTCACCGTCAGGACCGCGAACTAA
- a CDS encoding MBL fold metallo-hydrolase, whose translation MTSVEILYVGGPTSLITLGGVRLLTDPTFDAPGEYDLGSRTLVKKTGPAVRAADLAPVDAVLLSHDQHPDNLDTTGRTFLESAPLVLSTASAYDRIGAPVRALPAWEHTEVGGVRVTAVPALHGPKGSEPLVGEVTGFVLSGAGLPKVYVSGDNADLDLVREIADREGPVDVAVLFAGAARTPVVPDAPLTLTSERAAEAAVILGARHVVPLHFEHWGHFTQDGPTLTKAFAEAGLTERLHLPEPGETVRL comes from the coding sequence ATGACTTCCGTGGAGATCCTTTACGTCGGCGGCCCGACCTCTCTCATCACGCTCGGCGGGGTGCGCCTGCTGACCGACCCGACCTTCGACGCGCCCGGCGAGTACGACCTCGGCTCCCGCACGCTGGTGAAGAAGACCGGCCCGGCGGTGCGAGCGGCCGACCTCGCCCCGGTGGACGCCGTCCTGCTCTCCCACGACCAGCACCCGGACAACCTGGACACGACGGGCCGGACGTTCCTCGAGTCCGCGCCTCTGGTCCTGTCCACGGCCTCGGCGTACGACCGGATCGGCGCCCCCGTGCGCGCCCTGCCCGCCTGGGAGCACACGGAGGTCGGCGGCGTCCGCGTCACCGCCGTCCCCGCCCTGCACGGCCCCAAGGGTTCCGAACCCCTCGTCGGCGAGGTCACCGGCTTCGTCCTGTCCGGGGCGGGGCTGCCGAAGGTCTACGTCAGCGGCGACAACGCCGACCTGGACCTGGTCCGCGAGATCGCCGACCGCGAGGGCCCCGTCGACGTGGCCGTGCTGTTCGCGGGAGCGGCCCGCACCCCCGTCGTGCCGGACGCCCCGCTCACCCTGACCAGCGAGCGGGCGGCGGAGGCGGCCGTGATCCTGGGCGCCCGTCATGTCGTACCGCTGCACTTCGAGCACTGGGGCCACTTCACGCAGGACGGCCCGACGCTGACGAAGGCGTTCGCGGAGGCGGGCCTGACCGAGCGGCTGCACCTGCCCGAGCCCGGGGAGACCGTACGGCTGTGA
- a CDS encoding ketopantoate reductase family protein yields MTTHDQKLTVAVLGPGGIGGLLAGLLARDGHRVLCLAGDETAAALRTTGIHVRSGPYGDFTAAVEADTELRTPVDACLVAVKHTALAAALDRVPPAALGDALLVPFLNGVEHPAALRARYGDEAVAPAVIRTESTRMAPGEIVHGSPLAEIDLSGDKVAKDRLETLAAALDAAGPTTRVLPDEASALWAKMAFLAPLALLTTRYALPLGDIRTRHREELTALVEETAAVSRASGAAVDPAQALARYDAFPPQTKSSMQRDAEAGHPLELDAIGGALLRAAERSGVPVPVATRLVTELRAAGH; encoded by the coding sequence GTGACGACGCACGACCAGAAACTGACCGTGGCCGTCCTGGGCCCGGGGGGCATCGGCGGCCTGCTCGCCGGACTGCTGGCCCGGGACGGGCACCGGGTGCTCTGCCTGGCCGGGGACGAGACGGCCGCCGCGCTGCGGACGACCGGCATCCATGTCCGCAGCGGCCCGTACGGTGACTTCACGGCCGCGGTGGAGGCGGACACCGAGCTGCGCACACCCGTCGACGCCTGTCTGGTGGCGGTCAAGCACACCGCGCTCGCCGCGGCGCTGGACCGCGTCCCGCCCGCGGCGCTGGGCGACGCGCTCCTCGTACCGTTCCTGAACGGCGTGGAGCACCCGGCGGCGCTGCGGGCCCGCTACGGCGACGAGGCGGTGGCCCCGGCGGTGATCCGGACGGAGTCGACACGCATGGCGCCGGGGGAGATCGTCCACGGCAGCCCCCTCGCGGAGATCGACCTGAGCGGCGACAAGGTGGCGAAGGACCGCCTGGAGACGCTGGCGGCGGCGCTGGACGCGGCCGGGCCGACCACCCGGGTCCTGCCGGACGAGGCCTCGGCGCTGTGGGCCAAGATGGCGTTCCTCGCCCCACTCGCCCTGCTCACCACGCGGTACGCGCTCCCGCTGGGCGACATCCGCACGCGGCATCGCGAGGAGTTGACCGCCCTGGTCGAGGAGACCGCCGCGGTCAGCCGCGCGTCGGGCGCCGCGGTGGACCCGGCGCAGGCCCTCGCCCGCTACGACGCGTTCCCGCCGCAGACCAAGTCGTCCATGCAGCGCGACGCCGAGGCGGGCCACCCCCTCGAACTCGACGCGATCGGCGGGGCGTTGCTGCGCGCGGCGGAGCGCTCCGGGGTGCCGGTCCCGGTGGCGACCCGCCTGGTGACGGAGCTGCGGGCGGCCGGTCACTGA